From Triticum aestivum cultivar Chinese Spring chromosome 4A, IWGSC CS RefSeq v2.1, whole genome shotgun sequence, a single genomic window includes:
- the LOC123085916 gene encoding 50S ribosomal protein L6, chloroplastic, translating into MASLSPSLHLPCNSRIGFLGKSQGILLRVIPAGRVGFIRKTVECKESRIGKKPIEVPSNVTLTLEEQFVKAKGLLGELTLNYPAEVKVVKEETGKLRVFKTVETKRANQMHGLFRTLTDNIIVGVSKGFDKRLQLVGVGYRATVEGKDLVMNLGFSHPVRMAVPEGLQVKVEENTRIIVSGYDKSEIGQFAATIKKWRPPEPYKGKGIRYQDEIVRRKEGKAGKKK; encoded by the exons ATGGcgtccctctccccctccctccacCTCCCTTG CAATTCAAGAATTGGCTTCCTTGGGAAGTCACAAGGCATACTTCTTCGTGTTATCCCTGCTGGCAGAGTTGGTTTCATTAGAAAAACAGTGGAATGCAAGGAATCTAGAATCGGAAAGAAGCCGATTGAAGTTCCATCAAATGTTACTCTAACACTAGAGGAGCAGTTTGTCAAAGCTAAGGGTCTACTAGGAGAGTTGACATTAAACTATCCCGCCGAAGTAAAAGTTGTGAAAGAAGAGACTGGCAAATTGAGAGTATTCAAGACTGTGGAAACCAAAAGGGCGAATCAGATGCATGGCCTTTTCAG AACCCTGACGGACAACATCATCGTGGGGGTGTCAAAAGGATTTGACAAGAGGCTTCAGTTAGTGGGGGTTGGGTACCGTGCGACGGTGGAGGGCAAAGACCTGGTGATGAACCTGGGATTCTCGCACCCTGTCCGGATGGCTGTCCCAGAAGGACTTCAAGTCAAGGTGGAGGAGAACACGAGAATCATCGTGAGTGGGTACGATAAGAGCGAAATCGGCCAGTTTGCTGCCACCATAAAGAAGTGGAGGCCTCCGGAGCCATACAAGGGGAAGGGTATCCGGTACCAGGACGAGATTGTCAGGAGGAAGGAGGGCAAAGCTGGGAAGAAGAAATAG